GCCGAAGTGGAAGAGCTTCTACGGCGGCTTCACGCAGGTGGGCAACCCGCTCGGCGCCATGATGGCGACCGGCGCGTTCTGGGCGCTCTCGGCGCTCGGCGAGGACGCGCTGCTGAGCTGGGGCTGGCGCATCCCGTTCCTCTTCAGCATCGTGCTCATCGCCGTCGGCTTCTGGGTGCGCTGGCGCGTCGAGGAGACGCCCGTGTTCGAGGAGAAGGTCGAGGGGCACGAGCAGTCGACCCCGCTGCTCTTCGCGCTGAAGAACAACTGGCTGCCGATCCTGCTCGGTTTCGGCATCATCGCGATGTCGTCCGGCGGCTACGTGATCGCGACGACCTTCGTGCAGAACTACGCCGACAGTCCCGAGATCGGGCTCGACCCGTCGATCATCCTCGGCGCCATGACGATCGCGTCGCTCGTCGAGTTCATCGTGACGCTGCCGATCGCCGCGCTCGGCGACAAGATCGGCCCCAAGATGGTCATGTACCTCGGCATCATCCCGTCGTTCATCGTGATCATCCCGCTCGTGCTCTCGATCCAGGCCAAGAACGTCGGAATGATCTGGCTGTTCGTGATCCTGATCCGCGTCACGCTGAGCGGCGCCTGGGCGCCCCTCTCGACCCTCATGGCGCAGATGTTCCGCCCGCAGTCGCGGTACACCTCGATGTCGCTCTCCTACGGCATCGGCGCCGCGGTCTGGGGCGGCCTCTCGCCGGCGATCGCCTCCACCCTGCTCATCATGACCGACGGCAACTTCTGGTCGGTCGTCGCGTTCTTCGGCGTGCTCGCGCTCGCGGCCTTCATCGGTGTGCGCTTCGCACCGCAGCACTCGGACACGGCTCCGGTCACGGGGTCGTTCACCCCGCGCCTCGACACCACCGCGGTCGACACTCACGGAAAGGAATAGGTTTCGCACCCATGGAAACCACCCCCAAGCGCACGACCGGCTGGGTCGTCATGGAGACGATCCGCTCCTACGGCGTCGACACGATCTTCGGCATCCCGGGCACCCACAACCTCGAGCTCTACCGCCCGCTGGGCGCGCTCGGGATCCGGGCCGTGACCACCCGCCACGAGCAGGGCGCGGGCTACGGCGCCGACGGGTGGTCGCTGCAGACGGGCCTGCCCGGCGTGGTCATCACCACGAGCGGCCCCGGCCTGCTCAACGCCCTCTCGGCGGCGGGCACCGCCTACTGCGAGTCGCGCCCGATGATCATCATCTCCCCGGGCCCGGCCCTCGGGTCCGAGTTCGCCGACGTGGGTACTCTGCACGAGACGAAGGATCAGCTCGGCGCGGCCTCCGCCATCGTCGAGTGGGGCCGCCGGGTGCGCTCGGCCGAGGAGGCCGTCGCGGCGATCCACGACGCATTCGAGCTGTTCGCCACCACGCGGCCGCGCCCGGTCTACCTCGAGATCCCGCTCGATGTACTCGAGCAGGAGACCGACCTCGCAGCCGACGCGACCGCCCGGCGCGAGGTCCCGACTCCCCCGGCTGCCCCGGCAGATGCGGTGGCCGAGGCCGCCGCGCTGCTCGCCGGCGCCGCTCGCCCCGCGATCCTGGCCGGCGGCGGGTCGCGCGGGGCGGGCGCGGAGTTGCGCGCGCTCGCCGAGCGGATCGCCGCACCCGTGGTCACGACCCTCAACGCGAAGGGGGTGCTCGACGAGCATCACCCGCTCGCCGCCGGCTCGAACCTGCGCCTGGCCGCGGGGCGGAGGGTCGCCCAAGAGGCCGACGTGCTGCTCGTCGTGGGATCGAAGCTGGGTGAGGCCGAGCTGTGGCTCGACCGGCTGCGCGCCGAGGGCAGCGTGATCCGCATCGATCTGCTGGAGTCGCAGATCGACAAGAATCAGCGCGCCGACGTCGGCCTCGTGGGCGACGCCGCGGCCACGCTCTCCGCGATCCTCGACGCGCTGGCGGACGAGGATCCGGATCCAGCGCGCACCGAAACCGCCGAGGCCCTGGTGCGCGAGGCGCTCGCCGCCGCGCGCACCGAATCGGCCGAGCTGTCGGCGACGAACACCGTGCTCGCCGAACGCATCGCCGCGGCCCTGCCCGAGCACGCGATCGTCTCGACCGACTCCTCGCAGATCGCCTACTGGGGGCTGCTCAACGCACTGCGCGTATCCGAGCCGAACTCGATGCCGTACATGGCGACCTACGCCACGCTCGGCTACGGGCTGCCCGCGGCGCTCGGCTCCCGTATCGCCGCACCGCACCGCCCCTCGTTCGTCGTCACGGGCGACGGCGCCCTCATGTTCTCCATGAACGAGTTCATCACGGTCGTCGAGCAGGGCGAGGACGTCACCGTGATCGTGGTCGACAACGGCGGCTACGCCGAGATCAAGCAGAACGAGGCCGACGCCGGCATCGCGCCGGTGGGCGTCGAACTCGCGCAGCCCGACTGGGTCGCCGTCGCCGACGCGTTCGGCGGGCGGGGCCGCAGCGCCGGCAACCCGGGCGAACTGGCGCGCGCCGTCGAGGCGGCGGTGAGCGAGGGTGGCCTGCAGCTGATCCACATCGATCAGGCGGCGTTCGATCTCTCGGAAGCGGACGCCTCGTGAGCGCCCGCGGCGAGCGGCCTCTCGCGGTCTACACCGACGTGGACGACACCGACCCCGCGATCGGCATCCGGCTGCTCGAGGAGCACGGCTTCGAGGTGCGGGTGCTCGGCACCCGCGATCCCGAGGCGATCATCGAGGGATCGCGGGGCGCCGTCGCGCTGCTGCCCGGATACGCCCCCGTGACCCGCGAGGTCATCGAGGCGCTGCCCGAGTTGCGAATCGTCCCGCTCATGTCGATGGGCTTCGACTACGTCGACGTCGAGGCCGCGACCGAGCGCGGCGTCTGGGTGACGAACGTGCCGGGCGCCGCCACCGAGGAGGTCGCGACCCACGCGCTCGCGATCCTGCTCAGCACCGTGCGGCAGCTCCCCTTTTACACCGCCTCGGCGAACCCGCGCGACTGGAACGATCGCGCGCCTGCGGCACCGCCCCGCCTCAGCGAGACGACGCTCGGCGTCATCGGGCTCGGGCGGATCGGGCGCGAGCTCGTGCGCCTCGCCGCTCCCCTCTTCGGCTCGGTGGTCGGCTACGATCCCATGCTGCCCGACACCGCCGAGGTGCGGGCCGAGCTCGACGCGCTCGGCGTGCGGCGCGCGAGCCTCGACGAGGTGCGGGCGTCGTCGCACGTGCTCTCGCTCCACCTGCCGCTCACACCCGAGACCGAGCGCATGGTCGATGCCGAGTTCCTGTCGGCGATGCCTCGCGGCTCCGTGATCGTGAACGTGTCGCGGGGCGCGCTCATCGACAACGACGCGCTGGTCGCCGCGCTCGACTCGGGGCAGCTCTCGGGTGCGGCCCTCGACGTGCTCGATCAGGAGCCGCCCGAGCCGGGGCACCCCCTCCTCGGCCGCGACGATGTAGTGCTCACCCCGCACATCGCGTACTTCTCGGCGCGCACCGAGGTCGAGTACGTGCGGATCCAGGCGCAGAACGCCGTCTCACTGCTCGAAACGGGCGCGCCCGACTCTCCGGTCAATCGCCCGGAGTAGGGCTCGGTGAGCCTGCCCCTATCGAGATGACGCTCGCTGCCCTGGGCGAGCGCCGTCGGGCGCGGCAAGCGTCATCTCGATAGGACGCCGGCGAGCTCCGAGGTGTACCCCGGCTGCCCGGGGCAGCCGTCGAGCACACGCTGCATCGCATCGTGCTCGGCGGCGGTCACCCACAGCCCGTAGCTCGTCTTCACCGAGATCTGGCGCGCCACGTACTCGCAGCGGAACCCGCGCGACGGCGGCAGCCAGGTCGCGGCGTCGCCGTCGCCCTTGCTCGAGTTGGCGGGGCCGTCGACGGCCAGCAGGTTGACCGGATCGTTGGCGAACGCGATCCGCTGCTCCTGCGTGAGCGCCTGGGCGCCCTTCTGCCAGGCGTCCGAGAGCGCGACCACGTGATCGATCTGCACCGCCTGCGAGGTCTGATCGCCGCGCACGAAGTCGATCCGCGCACCGGTGTAGGGATCGAGCAGCACCCCCGAGAGCACCTTGCACGGCCCATCGAGCACGACCTCGGTCAGGTCGCGCTGCAGGGTGTCGTTGCGGGCGTCGCAGCCGTTGCGATCCGGGTCCTTCCAGCCGTGCCCGAAGCGCTCGCGCCGGTCGTAGCCGGTCTTCGGCGCCCGCCCCTTGACGGGCAGGGCGTCGAGCATCTCGGCTGCGGCGGCCGTAGCTGCCGGAGGATCGCTGGATGGACCCGGATCGGGATCGGCGCTCGGATCCTGGTTCTGATCCGGATCCTGGCCCCGATCCTCCCGGTCGCCCTCGCCTCCGCTCTCCCGCGCCGCGCCCGCGCCATCGTCGTCGCGCAGCACGGCCGTGCCGCCGCGGTCGCCCCGGTGCTCCGGGCTCTCGGCCCCGCCGGCGCCCTGCAGGAGGATCCCCGCGATCAGAAGGACCGGCAACGCAGCGATCACGAGCACGCGGGAGGCGCCCGTCGCGCGGGCCCGGCGCCCTGGTCCGCGCGACCTTCCGGGAGCGCGGCTCAACCCTCGCCGCCGAGGGTGCCCGTGAGCCGCGAGTGGAGGTCGCTCGTGCGGGCGTTCATGCCGGTCAGCTCCACCCGCTTCCCGAGACGCTCGTACTTGGTGACGACCGCGTCGAGCGCGGCGACCGTCGAGGCATCCCAGACGTGGGCGGCCGACATGTCGATCACCACGTGCTCAGGGTCGTGCCGGTACTCGAACTGGGTCGTGAGGTCGTTGCTCGACGCGAAGAACAGCTCACCGGTCACCGTGTAGTGCGCACGCCCGGGGCCGCCCTCCTCGGCGTGCTCGGCGGGCCGTACCTCCCGCTCGACCCGCACGACGTGGGCGACCCGTCGCACGAACAGCACCGACGCGACGAGCACACCCCCGATGACGCCGATCGCGAGGTTGCGGGTGGCGACGACGAGGGCGACCGTGGCGAGCATGACGAAGGTCTCGCTCTTCGGCATCCGCCGCAGCGTCGCGGGCGCCACACTGTGCCAGTCGAAGGCCTCGATCGACACCATGATCATCACTGCGACGAGGGCCGCCATGGGGATCATCGCCACGACGTCGCCGAGCACGACCACGAGGATCAGCAGGAACACGCCTGCCAGGAACGTCGAGATGCGCGTGCGCGCCCCCGACGCCTTGACGTTGATCATGGTCTGCCCGATGACGGCGCAGCCGCCCATGCCGCCGCCGAAGCCCGAGAGGAGGTTGGCCACCCCCTGCGCCCAACTCTCGCGAGTCTTGTTCGAGTGGGTGTCGGTGATCTCGTCGACGAGTTTGGCGGTCATGAGCGACTCCATGAGGCCCACGAGCGCCATCGCGAAGGCGTAGGGCGCGATCGCGGCGAGGGTGCTCCACTCGAGCGGCACGTTCGGGATCACGAGCTCGGGCAGGCTGCGCGGCAGCTCTCCCTGGTCGCCGACGGTGGGTACGTTGATCGCGCAGACGACCACCACTGCGGTCACGATGATCACCGAGACGAGCGGTGCGGGCACCGCCTGAGTGATCCGCGGCATGAGGAGCAGGATCAGGATCCCGCCGGCCACCAGCGGGTACACCGCCCAGGGCACCCCGATCAGCTGGGGCAGCTGCGCGATGAAGACGAGGATCGCGAGCGAGTTCACGAAGCCCACCATCACGCTGCGCGGGATGAATCGCATGAGCTTCGCGACCCCGAGCACCGCGAGCAGGATCTGGATCAGCCCCGCCAGCAGCACCGTCGCGATGAGGTACTCGGGTCCGTGCTCGCGCACCACGGGTGCCACGACGAGCGCCACCGCTCCCGTCGCGGCGGTGATCATGGCGGGCCGACCGCCGAGAAAGGCGATGCTCGTCGCCATGATGAACGAGGAGAGCAGCCCCATGCGCGGATCCACGCCGGCGATCACCGAGAACGCGATCGCCTCCGGGATCAGGGCGAGAGCGACCACGATGCCC
This DNA window, taken from Leucobacter tenebrionis, encodes the following:
- a CDS encoding MFS transporter — encoded protein: MSTTTAAAPNSHKRALRGGMAALVGTSIEWYDFYVYATAAAIIFPHVFFPEAEPALATLASFGTYAVAFFMRPIGGIIFGHIGDKLGRKPALTITLVLMGIATTLVGLLPGYATIGIWGPILLIICRMAQGLAVGGEWGGASLMAVESAPPKWKSFYGGFTQVGNPLGAMMATGAFWALSALGEDALLSWGWRIPFLFSIVLIAVGFWVRWRVEETPVFEEKVEGHEQSTPLLFALKNNWLPILLGFGIIAMSSGGYVIATTFVQNYADSPEIGLDPSIILGAMTIASLVEFIVTLPIAALGDKIGPKMVMYLGIIPSFIVIIPLVLSIQAKNVGMIWLFVILIRVTLSGAWAPLSTLMAQMFRPQSRYTSMSLSYGIGAAVWGGLSPAIASTLLIMTDGNFWSVVAFFGVLALAAFIGVRFAPQHSDTAPVTGSFTPRLDTTAVDTHGKE
- a CDS encoding thiamine pyrophosphate-binding protein, producing METTPKRTTGWVVMETIRSYGVDTIFGIPGTHNLELYRPLGALGIRAVTTRHEQGAGYGADGWSLQTGLPGVVITTSGPGLLNALSAAGTAYCESRPMIIISPGPALGSEFADVGTLHETKDQLGAASAIVEWGRRVRSAEEAVAAIHDAFELFATTRPRPVYLEIPLDVLEQETDLAADATARREVPTPPAAPADAVAEAAALLAGAARPAILAGGGSRGAGAELRALAERIAAPVVTTLNAKGVLDEHHPLAAGSNLRLAAGRRVAQEADVLLVVGSKLGEAELWLDRLRAEGSVIRIDLLESQIDKNQRADVGLVGDAAATLSAILDALADEDPDPARTETAEALVREALAAARTESAELSATNTVLAERIAAALPEHAIVSTDSSQIAYWGLLNALRVSEPNSMPYMATYATLGYGLPAALGSRIAAPHRPSFVVTGDGALMFSMNEFITVVEQGEDVTVIVVDNGGYAEIKQNEADAGIAPVGVELAQPDWVAVADAFGGRGRSAGNPGELARAVEAAVSEGGLQLIHIDQAAFDLSEADAS
- a CDS encoding C-terminal binding protein, with product MSARGERPLAVYTDVDDTDPAIGIRLLEEHGFEVRVLGTRDPEAIIEGSRGAVALLPGYAPVTREVIEALPELRIVPLMSMGFDYVDVEAATERGVWVTNVPGAATEEVATHALAILLSTVRQLPFYTASANPRDWNDRAPAAPPRLSETTLGVIGLGRIGRELVRLAAPLFGSVVGYDPMLPDTAEVRAELDALGVRRASLDEVRASSHVLSLHLPLTPETERMVDAEFLSAMPRGSVIVNVSRGALIDNDALVAALDSGQLSGAALDVLDQEPPEPGHPLLGRDDVVLTPHIAYFSARTEVEYVRIQAQNAVSLLETGAPDSPVNRPE
- a CDS encoding HNH endonuclease family protein, encoding MPVLLIAGILLQGAGGAESPEHRGDRGGTAVLRDDDGAGAARESGGEGDREDRGQDPDQNQDPSADPDPGPSSDPPAATAAAAEMLDALPVKGRAPKTGYDRRERFGHGWKDPDRNGCDARNDTLQRDLTEVVLDGPCKVLSGVLLDPYTGARIDFVRGDQTSQAVQIDHVVALSDAWQKGAQALTQEQRIAFANDPVNLLAVDGPANSSKGDGDAATWLPPSRGFRCEYVARQISVKTSYGLWVTAAEHDAMQRVLDGCPGQPGYTSELAGVLSR
- a CDS encoding SulP family inorganic anion transporter; amino-acid sequence: MTPPQKTADERARYRPDPSVLAALRSPRLLTREVLAGIVVALALIPEAIAFSVIAGVDPRMGLLSSFIMATSIAFLGGRPAMITAATGAVALVVAPVVREHGPEYLIATVLLAGLIQILLAVLGVAKLMRFIPRSVMVGFVNSLAILVFIAQLPQLIGVPWAVYPLVAGGILILLLMPRITQAVPAPLVSVIIVTAVVVVCAINVPTVGDQGELPRSLPELVIPNVPLEWSTLAAIAPYAFAMALVGLMESLMTAKLVDEITDTHSNKTRESWAQGVANLLSGFGGGMGGCAVIGQTMINVKASGARTRISTFLAGVFLLILVVVLGDVVAMIPMAALVAVMIMVSIEAFDWHSVAPATLRRMPKSETFVMLATVALVVATRNLAIGVIGGVLVASVLFVRRVAHVVRVEREVRPAEHAEEGGPGRAHYTVTGELFFASSNDLTTQFEYRHDPEHVVIDMSAAHVWDASTVAALDAVVTKYERLGKRVELTGMNARTSDLHSRLTGTLGGEG